The following proteins come from a genomic window of Geminicoccaceae bacterium SCSIO 64248:
- a CDS encoding nucleoside hydrolase gives MTLPPQKRARVIINTDAKNEADDQYCIVQALLTPTFELHGLIAAHFGEHRSKASMRDSHDEIDKILDLMGLAGKPAVAAGAETALPDDRTPVPSAGAEMIVREAMKDDDRTLHVAFLGPLTDMASALLMEPRLNERNVRVVWIGGGKWPVGGREFNLMNDIHAANVVMRSRVEVWQIPMTVYRMMAVGYAELMERVYDKGPIGKYLVDQLVDWNTRTHPGPIEHRSLGDTPALSVILNPNGGTWSYQPAPEFNELMNYVHTGTNRPIRVYETIDIRYIQEDFFAKIARFARGEQPFATFA, from the coding sequence ATGACCCTACCTCCGCAGAAGCGGGCCCGCGTCATCATCAACACGGACGCAAAAAACGAAGCCGACGACCAGTACTGCATCGTGCAGGCCCTGCTCACGCCGACCTTCGAACTGCACGGCCTGATCGCCGCGCATTTCGGCGAGCATCGCTCCAAGGCGTCGATGCGGGACAGTCACGACGAGATCGACAAGATCCTTGACCTGATGGGGCTGGCGGGAAAGCCGGCCGTCGCGGCCGGCGCCGAGACCGCGCTGCCGGACGATCGCACGCCCGTGCCCTCCGCCGGCGCGGAGATGATCGTCCGCGAAGCCATGAAGGACGACGACCGGACGCTCCATGTCGCCTTCTTGGGGCCGCTGACCGACATGGCCTCGGCCCTCCTCATGGAGCCGCGCCTCAACGAGCGCAACGTCCGCGTCGTCTGGATCGGTGGCGGCAAATGGCCGGTCGGCGGCCGTGAGTTCAACCTGATGAACGACATCCATGCCGCGAATGTCGTCATGCGCTCACGGGTCGAGGTCTGGCAGATCCCGATGACGGTCTATCGCATGATGGCGGTCGGCTACGCCGAGCTGATGGAGCGCGTCTACGACAAGGGTCCGATCGGCAAGTACCTGGTCGATCAGCTGGTCGATTGGAACACGCGCACCCATCCCGGTCCGATCGAGCACCGCTCGTTGGGCGACACGCCTGCGCTCAGCGTCATCCTCAACCCGAACGGCGGGACCTGGTCGTATCAGCCGGCGCCGGAGTTCAACGAGCTGATGAACTACGTCCACACCGGCACGAACCGGCCGATACGGGTCTACGAGACGATCGACATCCGCTACATCCAGGAAGACTTCTTCGCCAAGATCGCGCGGTTTGCCCGCGGTGAGCAGCCGTTCGCGACGTTTGCGTAA
- a CDS encoding DUF2264 domain-containing protein translates to MRFNPMAGNPLRTRDDLRAALADLFAPLVPHFSPGRARVRLGGGAAHFDQAAAELEGFARPLWGLAPLALGKGDFDHWDLFREGLANGTDPDHPEFWGEQTDRNQRLVEMAALGFALALIPEIVWQPQSERAKRNIVRYLARANELAYGENNWKFFRILVDLGLERVGAPFDRGPMQAYLDELEHLYLGDGWYRDGPVRRVDHYVPFALHFYSLIYAELAPHDSARAERYRERAALFASDFQHWFAEDGAVLPFGRSLTYRFATGSFWGALAFADLEALPWGVIKSLHLRHLRWWSRHPIADRDGVLSIGYGYPNLMMSESYNSPGSPYWAFKAFLPLALPEDHPFWLAEEAPSPDVDGPVPLPHPGMVVERTTGHCYALSSGQENLQMRHGPEKYAKFAYSSRYAFSVESDQRSFAGGAFDSMLALSDDGRHYRVREANEAALVVGDMLYALWRPWPDVTVETWLLPQGPWHVRLHRIVSERALTLTEGGFALGRADHDPEPVVAEPGKAAVFGPDDVSGIVDLGSDVERQGLAAKAAPNTSLMFPRSWVPQLTGRIEAGLTRLACAVLAIADPEAGAKLWRTPPGMPDLDRIERAFAESGRRVTAIEVAAQ, encoded by the coding sequence ATGCGCTTCAATCCGATGGCCGGCAATCCGCTGCGAACGCGCGATGACCTGCGGGCCGCCCTCGCCGACCTGTTCGCGCCGCTCGTCCCTCACTTCTCTCCCGGTCGCGCCCGCGTGCGGCTGGGAGGCGGTGCCGCGCATTTCGATCAGGCGGCGGCGGAGCTGGAAGGCTTCGCGCGCCCGCTCTGGGGACTGGCTCCGCTCGCGCTCGGCAAGGGCGATTTCGACCATTGGGACCTGTTCCGCGAAGGGCTTGCCAACGGCACCGATCCCGACCATCCCGAGTTCTGGGGGGAGCAGACGGACCGCAACCAGCGTCTCGTGGAGATGGCAGCATTGGGCTTTGCCCTCGCGCTCATCCCGGAGATCGTCTGGCAACCGCAATCCGAGCGGGCCAAGCGCAACATCGTCCGGTACCTCGCTCGCGCGAACGAGCTGGCCTATGGCGAGAACAACTGGAAATTCTTCCGCATTCTCGTCGATCTCGGCTTGGAGCGTGTCGGCGCGCCCTTCGACCGCGGGCCGATGCAGGCCTATCTCGACGAGCTCGAGCACCTGTATCTCGGGGACGGCTGGTATCGTGACGGACCCGTGCGCCGCGTCGACCATTACGTGCCGTTTGCCCTGCATTTCTACAGCCTGATCTACGCCGAGCTTGCCCCGCACGATTCCGCCCGGGCCGAACGCTACCGCGAGCGCGCCGCCTTGTTCGCGAGCGACTTCCAGCACTGGTTCGCCGAGGACGGCGCCGTCCTGCCGTTCGGCCGCAGCCTGACCTATCGCTTCGCCACCGGCTCGTTCTGGGGCGCGCTCGCCTTCGCCGACCTCGAGGCGCTGCCGTGGGGCGTGATCAAGAGCCTGCACCTGCGGCACCTCCGCTGGTGGAGCCGGCATCCGATCGCCGACCGGGACGGGGTGCTCTCGATCGGATACGGCTATCCCAATCTCATGATGTCGGAGAGCTACAATTCGCCCGGCTCGCCTTATTGGGCGTTCAAGGCGTTCCTGCCGCTGGCGCTGCCGGAAGACCACCCGTTCTGGCTCGCCGAAGAGGCGCCTTCGCCGGACGTGGACGGGCCGGTGCCGCTGCCCCATCCCGGCATGGTCGTCGAACGGACGACGGGACATTGCTACGCGCTGAGCAGCGGACAGGAAAACCTGCAGATGCGCCATGGTCCCGAGAAATACGCCAAGTTCGCGTACTCCTCGCGCTACGCCTTCAGCGTGGAGAGCGATCAGCGAAGCTTCGCGGGCGGCGCGTTCGACAGCATGCTGGCGCTGAGCGACGACGGCCGTCACTACCGCGTCCGCGAAGCGAACGAGGCGGCCCTCGTCGTGGGCGACATGCTCTATGCCTTATGGCGCCCCTGGCCGGACGTCACGGTCGAGACCTGGCTGCTGCCGCAGGGACCGTGGCATGTCAGGCTGCATCGCATCGTGAGCGAGCGTGCTCTGACATTGACCGAAGGCGGCTTCGCGCTCGGACGCGCCGATCACGACCCCGAGCCCGTCGTGGCGGAGCCGGGCAAGGCCGCGGTTTTCGGGCCGGACGACGTCAGCGGCATCGTCGATCTCGGCTCGGACGTCGAGCGGCAGGGCCTGGCGGCCAAGGCGGCTCCCAACACCAGCCTGATGTTCCCCCGCAGCTGGGTGCCGCAACTGACCGGCCGGATCGAGGCCGGCCTAACGCGGCTCGCCTGCGCCGTGCTGGCGATCGCCGATCCGGAAGCCGGCGCGAAGCTCTGGCGGACACCGCCCGGCATGCCGGATCTGGATCGGATCGAGCGTGCGTTCGCCGAGAGCGGTCGCCGCGTCACCGCGATCGAGGTCGCGGCGCAATGA
- a CDS encoding carbohydrate ABC transporter permease, with product MAITVEGRTRRAEITLLYVSLAVMAIIWVLPFVSVVLSSLRSQGDLISRGVFAWPNAIRWDNFVRAWETGDFSIYFRNSLLLILIKVPLGVFLAALAAYPLAKMTFRFSVAIFVFFLLGLAVPVQVTLQPLLVMMKQLGLANSVFALIPPYIAFGLPFQIFVLRGFFRLIPSELLEAARIDGASEFGVFWRIMLPLSLPALATVFILDTLATWNEFLIALVLVSAQESRTVPIGLLQFQGEFSSQYTLLMAGIVISILPVLTIFILLQRYFISGLTSGAIKG from the coding sequence ATGGCGATCACCGTCGAGGGCCGCACGCGGCGTGCCGAGATCACCCTCCTCTATGTCAGCCTCGCCGTCATGGCGATCATCTGGGTGCTGCCGTTCGTCTCCGTCGTGCTGTCCTCGCTGCGCAGCCAGGGCGACCTGATCTCGCGCGGCGTCTTCGCATGGCCCAACGCGATCCGCTGGGACAACTTCGTCCGGGCGTGGGAGACGGGCGACTTCTCGATCTATTTCCGCAACAGCCTTTTGCTGATCCTCATCAAGGTTCCGCTCGGGGTCTTCCTGGCGGCGCTTGCGGCCTACCCGCTCGCCAAGATGACCTTCCGGTTCAGCGTGGCGATCTTCGTCTTCTTCCTGCTCGGGCTCGCCGTTCCGGTCCAGGTCACGCTTCAGCCGTTGCTCGTCATGATGAAGCAACTCGGGCTGGCCAACAGCGTCTTCGCGCTGATCCCGCCCTACATCGCCTTCGGGCTGCCGTTTCAGATCTTCGTGCTGCGCGGATTCTTCCGGCTGATCCCGTCCGAGCTGCTCGAAGCGGCGCGCATCGACGGCGCGTCGGAGTTCGGCGTGTTCTGGCGGATCATGTTGCCCCTGTCCCTGCCGGCGCTCGCGACCGTGTTCATCCTCGATACCCTGGCGACCTGGAACGAGTTCCTGATCGCGCTCGTGCTGGTCAGCGCGCAGGAATCGCGGACGGTGCCGATCGGCCTCCTGCAGTTCCAGGGCGAGTTCTCGTCGCAATACACGCTGCTCATGGCCGGCATCGTGATCTCGATCCTGCCGGTGCTTACGATCTTCATCCTGCTCCAACGCTATTTCATCTCCGGCCTGACCAGCGGAGCGATCAAGGGATGA
- a CDS encoding hydroxyacid dehydrogenase, producing the protein MMAERPCLAFALHPGRTQHVFTPALRSRLDACCVVLDHEPLRRLDDDRAIGLLAQAEILITGWGCPRVDRSTLTRARKLKLIAHSAGSVRHFLDPHLFDLGITLSHAAAANAQPVAEYALAAILFANKRAFCFNRMYGETRARGPELVSLTNAPLGNYRSSVGLIGASRIGRRVIELLRPFDVDILLYDPFVSPDEARTLGVRLETLDALLESAQVVSLHAPSLASTHHMIDARRLALIRDGATLVNTARGALIDQAALEAELRTGRFQAVIDVTDPEIPDPDSPLYDMPNVFLTPHIAGALGTERERLGELTVTEVERWVEGQPLRHVVTPDRFDLIA; encoded by the coding sequence ATGATGGCTGAGCGTCCCTGCCTCGCCTTCGCCCTTCATCCCGGGCGCACGCAGCATGTCTTCACGCCGGCGCTTCGCTCGCGCCTGGATGCGTGTTGCGTCGTTCTCGACCATGAGCCGTTGCGCCGCCTGGACGACGATCGCGCCATCGGGCTGCTCGCGCAGGCTGAAATCCTGATCACCGGCTGGGGCTGTCCACGGGTGGACCGCTCGACATTGACGCGGGCGCGCAAGCTCAAGCTGATCGCGCACAGCGCCGGATCCGTCAGGCATTTCCTGGATCCGCATCTGTTTGACCTCGGCATCACCCTGAGCCATGCCGCCGCGGCCAACGCGCAGCCGGTTGCCGAGTATGCCCTGGCCGCCATCCTGTTCGCCAACAAGCGCGCCTTCTGCTTCAATCGGATGTACGGCGAGACGCGCGCGCGCGGGCCGGAGCTCGTCTCGCTCACGAACGCGCCGCTCGGCAATTACCGCAGCAGCGTCGGGCTGATCGGCGCCTCGCGTATCGGCCGCCGCGTGATCGAGCTTCTCCGCCCGTTCGACGTCGACATCCTCCTTTACGATCCGTTCGTGTCGCCCGACGAGGCGCGCACGCTCGGCGTCCGTCTCGAGACCCTCGACGCGCTGCTCGAAAGCGCCCAGGTCGTCTCGCTGCATGCGCCGTCGCTGGCGTCGACCCACCATATGATTGACGCGCGCCGCCTCGCCCTGATCCGGGACGGCGCGACCCTGGTGAACACGGCACGGGGCGCCCTGATCGATCAGGCAGCGCTCGAAGCCGAGCTCCGGACCGGGCGATTTCAGGCGGTGATCGACGTCACCGATCCCGAGATTCCGGACCCCGATTCGCCGCTCTACGACATGCCGAATGTGTTCCTGACGCCGCATATCGCCGGCGCGCTCGGCACGGAGCGCGAACGGCTGGGCGAGCTTACGGTCACGGAGGTCGAGCGGTGGGTCGAAGGCCAGCCGCTTCGCCACGTCGTCACACCCGACCGGTTCGATCTGATCGCATGA
- a CDS encoding TIM barrel protein — MTDFTPGLCSVTFRRLEPAAIVAIARAAGLRAIEWAGDVHVRPGDLATARSVRAVTENAGLTVASYGSYVAPPEDGPDGFGAVIDTAAALGTSNIRIWPGTRGRASTTYAEADRRRATAGIAALADMAEQRGVTVALEHHPDSLTDTTESAERLVGNVASSALYLYWQPRPGLPLDEALAEIGRLGRHVSHLHVFAWDRSKTRYPLASQADYWRRIIAALPATRWPGRRYAMLEFVAGDAPERLAEDAATLADVLASVRAGGLGR; from the coding sequence ATGACCGACTTCACGCCCGGCCTGTGCTCGGTCACCTTTCGTCGGCTCGAGCCCGCGGCGATCGTCGCCATCGCGCGCGCCGCCGGCCTCCGCGCGATCGAATGGGCCGGCGACGTCCACGTCCGCCCCGGCGACCTGGCGACCGCGCGCAGCGTCCGGGCCGTCACGGAGAACGCGGGGCTCACCGTCGCCTCCTACGGCTCCTACGTCGCACCTCCCGAGGACGGACCCGACGGGTTCGGCGCGGTGATCGACACGGCGGCAGCGCTGGGAACCTCGAACATCCGGATCTGGCCGGGCACGCGCGGCCGCGCGTCCACGACCTACGCCGAAGCGGACCGCCGACGCGCCACGGCCGGCATCGCGGCGCTCGCCGACATGGCGGAACAGCGGGGCGTCACCGTCGCGCTCGAACACCATCCGGACTCCCTGACCGACACGACCGAGTCGGCCGAACGGCTTGTCGGGAACGTCGCTTCGTCAGCGCTCTATCTGTATTGGCAGCCGCGACCGGGCCTGCCTCTGGACGAGGCCTTGGCCGAAATCGGCCGCCTTGGACGGCATGTCTCGCACCTGCACGTGTTCGCCTGGGACCGGTCGAAGACGCGCTATCCGCTGGCCAGTCAGGCGGACTACTGGCGCCGCATCATCGCGGCCTTGCCCGCGACGCGCTGGCCCGGCCGGCGCTATGCCATGCTGGAATTCGTCGCGGGGGACGCGCCCGAGCGCCTGGCCGAGGACGCCGCCACGCTCGCGGACGTGCTGGCCTCGGTCCGTGCCGGCGGCCTTGGCCGTTGA
- a CDS encoding ABC transporter ATP-binding protein, which translates to MLPTPMAADAPLLVIEALNIAFAIDDGDWIEAVRRVDLRIDAGRTTCLVGESGCGKSVTARAVLRLLDPAAVIRGGRILFRGEQAQVSDIAALDPYSRAMRQIRGNQIAMIFQEPMSSLSPVHTIGAQISEMIVLHENLGSKAARARTIELLRDVDIPNPGERVDAYPFELSGGLRQRAMIAMALACRPSLLIADEPTTALDVTTQAQILDLLLRLREENDMAMLFITHDLGVVAEVADRVAIMYLGEIVEEADVFDLFEAPRHPYTRALLDSIPKVVPRAMRPTLQPIRGVVPSPQARPAGCAFHTRCDHVVQGLCAAIEPDAIPVAADHPVRCHLVDPSRPTAGSAR; encoded by the coding sequence ATGCTGCCGACCCCTATGGCCGCTGACGCCCCCCTGCTCGTGATCGAGGCGCTCAACATCGCCTTCGCGATCGACGACGGCGATTGGATCGAAGCGGTGCGCCGTGTCGATCTCCGGATCGACGCCGGCCGGACCACCTGCCTGGTCGGTGAGAGCGGCTGCGGCAAGAGCGTGACCGCCCGCGCCGTCCTCCGCCTGCTCGATCCTGCGGCCGTCATCAGGGGAGGCCGGATCCTGTTTCGCGGGGAGCAAGCCCAGGTCTCCGACATCGCCGCGCTCGACCCGTACAGCCGGGCGATGCGGCAAATCCGCGGCAACCAGATCGCGATGATCTTCCAGGAGCCGATGAGCTCGCTCTCGCCTGTGCACACCATCGGCGCCCAGATCAGCGAGATGATCGTTCTGCACGAGAATCTCGGGAGCAAGGCGGCGCGCGCGCGGACCATCGAGCTGCTCCGCGACGTCGACATCCCCAACCCGGGCGAACGGGTCGATGCCTATCCCTTCGAGCTGTCGGGCGGACTGCGCCAGCGTGCCATGATCGCCATGGCGCTCGCCTGCCGTCCGAGCCTCCTGATCGCCGACGAGCCCACCACGGCGCTCGACGTCACCACCCAAGCGCAGATCCTGGACCTTCTCCTCCGCCTCCGGGAGGAGAACGACATGGCGATGCTGTTCATCACCCACGACCTGGGCGTGGTCGCCGAAGTCGCCGATCGGGTGGCGATCATGTATCTGGGCGAGATCGTGGAGGAGGCCGACGTGTTCGATCTGTTCGAGGCGCCGCGCCATCCCTACACGCGCGCCCTCCTCGATTCGATCCCCAAGGTCGTGCCGCGCGCCATGCGCCCGACGCTGCAGCCGATCCGGGGCGTCGTCCCCTCGCCGCAAGCGCGTCCGGCGGGCTGCGCCTTTCACACGCGATGCGACCACGTCGTCCAGGGCCTGTGCGCGGCGATCGAACCGGACGCGATCCCCGTCGCGGCCGATCATCCCGTGCGCTGCCACCTGGTCGACCCGTCGCGCCCGACGGCCGGAAGCGCCCGATGA
- a CDS encoding ABC transporter permease yields the protein MLGALPGTSAAPLRRRAADSQWRLIWRRFRKHRLAVVSAVVVAVFYLIAIFAEFLAPATAGAYNPRYTYAAPQGLHFFAETPDGGWTFQPHVFGYKVEIDRQALRRTFVIDPSKPIPVTFFAPSEPYHLAGIIPMQTKLLGSGDPGTPIYLLGSDRLGRDLLSRLIYGTRVSLSIGLVGVTLSLVLGVLIGGFSGYYGGRFDAVVQRVIEFIRSMPTIPLWLGLAAALPRDWSPLQIYFAITVILSLVGWTELARVVRGRFLALRSEDFVTAARLDGASDLRVIVRHMVPTFASHIIAAATLAVPAMILAETALSFLGLGLQPPIVSWGTLLQDAQNIRTLASAPWLLTPGIAVMLAILAMNFLGDGLRDAADPYGR from the coding sequence GTGCTCGGGGCCCTTCCTGGCACATCCGCCGCACCGCTGCGCCGTCGGGCGGCCGATTCGCAATGGCGCCTGATCTGGCGTCGGTTCCGTAAGCACAGGCTGGCGGTCGTCAGCGCAGTGGTCGTGGCGGTTTTCTACCTGATCGCCATCTTCGCCGAGTTCCTGGCGCCAGCGACGGCCGGTGCCTACAACCCGCGCTACACCTACGCGGCGCCGCAGGGCCTGCACTTCTTCGCCGAGACGCCGGACGGGGGCTGGACCTTCCAACCGCATGTCTTTGGCTACAAGGTCGAGATCGACCGGCAGGCGTTGCGGCGGACGTTCGTGATCGATCCCTCCAAGCCGATCCCGGTCACCTTCTTCGCGCCGAGCGAGCCGTACCATCTGGCCGGCATCATCCCGATGCAGACCAAACTGCTCGGATCGGGCGATCCGGGCACGCCGATCTACCTCCTGGGCTCGGACCGGCTCGGCCGCGACCTGCTCAGCCGGCTCATCTACGGCACGCGCGTCTCGCTCTCGATCGGCCTGGTCGGCGTGACGCTCAGCCTGGTGCTGGGTGTCCTGATCGGCGGATTCTCCGGCTACTACGGCGGCCGGTTCGACGCGGTCGTCCAGCGGGTCATCGAGTTCATCCGCTCGATGCCGACCATTCCGCTCTGGCTGGGCCTGGCCGCGGCGCTGCCGCGCGACTGGTCGCCCCTTCAGATCTACTTCGCGATCACGGTCATCTTGTCCCTGGTCGGCTGGACCGAGCTCGCCCGCGTCGTGCGCGGCCGCTTCCTGGCGCTTCGGAGCGAGGACTTCGTGACGGCGGCGCGCCTGGATGGCGCCAGCGACCTGCGCGTCATCGTCCGCCACATGGTCCCGACCTTCGCCAGCCACATCATCGCCGCCGCGACCCTGGCCGTGCCGGCCATGATCCTGGCCGAGACGGCGCTCAGCTTCCTTGGCCTCGGCCTGCAGCCGCCGATCGTGAGCTGGGGCACCCTGCTGCAGGACGCCCAGAACATCCGCACCCTGGCGAGCGCGCCCTGGCTGCTGACGCCCGGCATCGCCGTGATGCTGGCGATCCTCGCCATGAACTTCCTCGGGGATGGATTACGTGATGCTGCCGACCCCTATGGCCGCTGA
- a CDS encoding DUF5060 domain-containing protein gives MNPTTLPRRSVGEWSFTSRTAYRSPFADVQVDAVFTAPSGRRLAQPAFYDGDDVWRVRFNPGEAGSWRFELISRPHDGELTASGAFEVTERDARGFLNATPGRAWGFHFENGEPAFILGDTVYDLFGMQYCGGDVAGFVRRRAEQGFNLLRVRLSVSRFHPPDGHCDWQTRRCWPWGGSETAPRFDLMNLDWFRSVDQTVRMIDELGIGIEMIAEGWGFEFPFNHRAWFTAEWEELWLRYLIARYDAFTSVYFWTPLNEYEYYPNGDWHHTAVADRWAMRIGRWIKSVAPHGHVLAMHNGPRLPPFAERFRADPEAIDAIMFQDWGTRDAERGWLAAGIEDAARSALEGWRGSAVLAEWGYERNPALELKLPSHEHCDRDHTRRGAWRGAFSGLGIIHGFENSWSPWMILGEDQPGLADLLIVRDFFTTIAPFASLRPGAPVEGDHAHGERPLVLVREDGGLTLYYLPAGGVVTARADKARWFDPRSARICDARPEGDGFRPPLQADPHGRPLDWILMLEDRPVPQAPSEDVT, from the coding sequence ATGAATCCGACGACGCTTCCCCGCCGCTCCGTCGGGGAATGGAGCTTCACGAGCCGCACCGCCTATCGCAGTCCGTTCGCGGACGTCCAGGTCGACGCGGTCTTCACAGCACCGTCCGGACGGCGGCTCGCGCAACCGGCCTTCTACGACGGCGACGACGTTTGGCGCGTGCGGTTCAATCCAGGTGAGGCGGGGTCGTGGCGCTTCGAGCTGATCTCCCGGCCGCATGACGGCGAGCTGACGGCATCGGGCGCTTTCGAGGTCACGGAGCGGGACGCGCGCGGCTTTTTGAATGCCACGCCCGGCCGTGCCTGGGGCTTTCATTTCGAGAACGGCGAGCCCGCCTTCATCCTGGGCGACACCGTCTACGATCTCTTCGGCATGCAGTATTGCGGCGGCGACGTCGCGGGCTTCGTGCGGCGTCGTGCCGAGCAGGGGTTCAACCTTCTGCGCGTCCGGCTGTCGGTCAGCCGGTTCCATCCGCCCGATGGGCATTGCGATTGGCAGACGCGGCGCTGCTGGCCCTGGGGCGGGAGCGAGACCGCGCCGCGCTTCGATCTCATGAATCTCGACTGGTTCCGGAGCGTCGACCAGACCGTGCGGATGATCGACGAGCTTGGCATCGGGATCGAGATGATCGCCGAGGGCTGGGGCTTCGAGTTTCCCTTCAACCACCGCGCCTGGTTCACGGCCGAGTGGGAGGAGCTCTGGCTGCGCTACCTGATCGCGCGCTACGACGCCTTCACATCGGTCTATTTCTGGACGCCGCTCAACGAATACGAATACTACCCGAACGGCGACTGGCACCACACGGCCGTGGCCGACCGGTGGGCCATGCGGATCGGCCGCTGGATCAAGTCCGTCGCTCCCCACGGGCACGTCCTGGCCATGCACAACGGGCCGCGCCTGCCGCCCTTCGCCGAGCGCTTCCGGGCCGATCCCGAGGCGATCGATGCCATCATGTTCCAGGACTGGGGCACCCGGGACGCCGAGCGCGGCTGGCTGGCGGCCGGCATCGAGGATGCCGCCCGGTCGGCTTTGGAGGGCTGGCGAGGGAGCGCGGTCCTGGCCGAATGGGGCTATGAACGCAATCCGGCCCTGGAGCTGAAGCTGCCCAGCCACGAGCACTGCGATCGTGACCACACGAGGCGCGGCGCATGGCGCGGAGCGTTCTCCGGGCTCGGCATCATCCACGGCTTCGAGAACAGCTGGTCGCCCTGGATGATCCTGGGCGAGGACCAGCCCGGACTGGCCGACCTTTTGATCGTCCGGGATTTCTTCACCACGATCGCGCCCTTCGCCTCGCTGCGTCCGGGCGCGCCGGTCGAAGGCGACCACGCGCACGGCGAACGCCCCCTTGTCCTGGTGAGAGAGGATGGCGGCTTGACCTTGTACTACCTGCCCGCCGGCGGCGTCGTCACGGCCAGGGCCGACAAGGCACGCTGGTTCGATCCGCGCAGCGCACGGATCTGCGACGCCCGGCCGGAAGGCGACGGCTTCCGTCCGCCGCTGCAGGCCGATCCGCACGGCCGGCCGCTCGACTGGATCCTGATGCTCGAAGACCGTCCTGTCCCACAAGCGCCATCGGAAGACGTGACATGA
- a CDS encoding ATP-binding cassette domain-containing protein — MTAILTIEGLTKTYWLRSGMFGPNRSLEALADVNLTVQAGETLAVVGESGCGKTTLARCVSRAQRPTSGRIAYSPPDGRAPVDLASLSERALRPWRKDIRMVFQDPYASLNPTMTVFDIVAEPLRVHRVCRGGELEDRVAWALDRIGIGHEALGRYPHAFSGGQRQRIGIARALVLEPSLVIADEAVSALDVSIQAQILNLLQDLKGEFGLTYLFISHDLGVVNYVADRIAVMYLGHLVELAPAEAVFARPRHPYTELLLDALPVPDPKRRRRARAGARGEGDRSPAGTSVGCPFRSRCRFADRRCADERPPLRPIGAEGGAVACHHADALELKGVYPARAGAFESVDRPINVAS, encoded by the coding sequence ATGACGGCCATTCTCACCATCGAAGGCCTGACCAAGACCTACTGGCTCCGGTCGGGCATGTTCGGACCGAACCGGTCGCTCGAGGCCCTGGCCGACGTCAATCTCACGGTCCAGGCCGGAGAGACGCTTGCCGTGGTCGGAGAGAGCGGTTGCGGCAAGACCACCCTTGCCCGCTGCGTCAGCCGGGCGCAGAGACCCACCTCGGGCCGGATCGCGTACAGCCCCCCCGACGGCCGTGCGCCGGTCGACCTCGCATCGCTTTCGGAACGGGCGTTGCGGCCGTGGCGCAAGGACATCCGGATGGTCTTCCAGGATCCTTACGCCTCGCTCAACCCGACCATGACCGTGTTCGACATCGTGGCGGAACCGTTGCGTGTCCATCGCGTCTGCCGCGGTGGCGAGCTCGAGGACCGCGTTGCCTGGGCGCTCGACCGCATCGGCATAGGTCACGAAGCGCTGGGGCGCTATCCGCACGCGTTCTCGGGCGGTCAACGCCAACGGATCGGCATTGCGCGCGCGCTCGTTCTCGAGCCGTCCCTCGTCATCGCCGACGAGGCGGTCTCGGCTCTGGACGTCTCGATCCAGGCGCAGATTTTGAACCTGCTTCAGGACCTCAAGGGCGAGTTCGGCCTGACCTATCTCTTCATCAGCCACGATCTCGGCGTGGTGAACTACGTCGCGGACCGGATAGCGGTCATGTATCTCGGCCATCTCGTCGAGCTGGCGCCGGCGGAAGCCGTCTTCGCCCGGCCGCGCCATCCCTACACCGAGCTCCTGCTCGACGCCCTGCCGGTGCCCGACCCGAAACGGCGCCGGCGTGCGCGGGCAGGCGCGCGCGGCGAAGGCGACCGATCCCCGGCCGGGACGAGCGTTGGCTGCCCCTTCCGCTCACGCTGCCGCTTCGCCGACCGGCGCTGCGCCGACGAGCGCCCTCCCCTTCGTCCGATCGGCGCCGAAGGCGGCGCGGTCGCCTGCCATCACGCCGACGCGCTCGAGCTCAAAGGCGTCTATCCGGCTCGCGCCGGCGCCTTCGAGTCGGTCGATCGGCCCATCAACGTCGCCTCCTGA